The DNA sequence GCCCTTGGAAATAACATCGACGACCTGCGCCAGGTCGAGCCCCGCCGCCGTGCCGAACGCCAGCCCTTCGGCCAGCCCCTGCAAGATGCCGGCGATGCACAGCTGGTTGACCATCTTGGTCAGCTGGCCGCTGCCCGCCGGGCCCATATGGCCGATGCGCCGGGCATAGGCGTGCAGCACCGGCTCGGCGGCGGCAAAGGCGTCGGACGTGCCGCCGCACATGACGGTCAGCGTGCCGTTCTCGGCGCCCGCCTGCCCGCCCGACACCGGCGCGTCGACGACCAGCAGCGATCGCGCGGCGCCCGCCTCCGCCAGTTCGCGGGCGATGGCGGCCGACACCGTGGTATGGTCGATGAACAGGCTGCCCGGCGCCATCGCGGCAAAGGCACCATCGGGGCCCAGCGTCACGGCGCGCAGATCGGCGTCGGCGCCGACACAGGCGAGCACCACTTCGGCGCCGTCCGCCGCCGCCGCCGGCGTCGCGGCGCGGCGCCCGCCATTGGCCGCCACCCAGGCCGCCGCCTTGTCGGCGCTGCGATTGTAGACGGTCACGTCATGCCCGGCCGCCGCCAGGTGCCGTGCCATCGGCGCGCCCATGACGCCCAGACCCAGAAAGCTCAACTTCATCGACACTGCCCCAGATTCGCTGCGCGCCTCATATCCCGTCCCTGTCGGGCGAAGTCGAGGGCGGCGCGATCATTCGTGCGTGCGTCCCTCGACTTCGCTTGGGATGAGCGGTTTGGGGACAATCGGCTTCGGCGGGCAGAGCTCCCCTTTCGCGCATCCCGAGCGAAGTCGAGGGACGCCCGGACCGCGCAAGGCACCGGGCCCGAACCCGGCTTCAATCGCCGATGAACCGCGCCACCACATCCTTGGCCAGCCGCGCCGGCCGCAGCGTCGCCGCATCGAGGCAGCACCAGCTCGACTTGACCTCGGCGAGCACCTGTTCCCCGCGCCGGATCATCGTCGTGAAGAACGCCCGCGCGCCCTGCACGCTGTCGGCCATCACCCCGGCAATCACCTGGTCGTCGAGGAAGGCCGGGGCGCGATAGGTGATCTCGTGCTTCAACGCGACCCACAGATGGCCGGCAACGGCTTCGGGCGGCGCGGTTTCGGTCCAGTAGCGCACCACCGCATCCTGCACCCAGCGCAGATAGACGGCGTTGTTGACATGCCCCATATGGTCGATGTCGTCGGATCGGATCTCGATGACGTGGCGGTACATGATACGCTCCGGTCGCTGCGGCGCCGATGCCACCGCCAGACGATGACAACTCTGTTATGTCTCGATGACGTCCCGGTCAACGGCGCAGCGATATGCCGCAGCGAAGGTTTGCGCCGCTGCCCCGGCGCCGCTAACAGGGTGCATGACCGTCCCCGCGCCCCTTGCCACGGCAGACCTGCCGATCACTTACGCCGATGTGGAGGCCGCCGCGCGCGCCATCGACGGCGCCATCATCAAGACGCCCTGCCTGCGCAGCCAGACCCTGTCGGACCTGACCGGCGCCGATGTCTGGCTGAAGTTCGAAAACCTGCAGTTCACCGCCGCCTACAAGGAACGCGGCGCGCTCAACAAGCTGCTCAGCCTCACGCCGGAGGAGCGCAAGCGCGGCGTCATCGCGGCATCGGCCGGCAACCATGCCCAGGGGCTGGCCTATCACGCCCGCCGCCTCGGCATCCCCGCCACCATCGTCATGCCCAAGTTCGCGCCGGTGGTGAAGGTGCAGCAGACCGAGGGCCATGGCGCCCATGTCGTGCTGTTCGGCGAAAGTTTCGACGAAGCCAGCGCCCATTCGCACGAAATCGCCGCCAAGCGCGGGTTGGTCTATGTGCCGCCGTTCGACGACGCGCTGGTCATGGCCGGCCAGGGCACGGTCGGGCTCGAAATGCTCGATGCGGTGCCCGATCTCGACACGCTGATCGTCCCCATCGGCGGCGGCGGGCTGATCTCCGGCATCGCCACCGTCGCCAAGGCGCGCAACCCCGCCATCGAGGTCATCGGCGTCCAGGCCGAACTCTACCCGTCGATGCACGCGCTGCTGCACGGCGAAACCCGCATCTGCGACGGCGACACGCTGGCGGAGGGTATCGCCGTCAAGGTGCCCGGCAAGCTAACCTCGCAGGTCGTCCGCGCCCTTGTCGACGACATCTTGCTCGTCGGCGAACGCGACCTCGAACACGCCGTGTCGCTGTTGCTGACCATCGAAAAGACCGTCGTCGAAGGCGCGGGCGCGGCCGGGCTGGCGGCGCTGCTCGCCAACCCGCGGCGCTTTCGCGGCGCCAAAATCGGCCTGGTGCTCTGCGGCGGCAACATCGACACGCGGCTGCTTGCCAACGTCCTGCTGCGTGAACTCGCCCGCTCGGGCCGGCTGGCGCGCCTGCGCATCCGGCTGAAGGATCGTCCCGGCCAGCTGTTCGAAGTGGCGCGCATCTTCGACCAGCAGCAGGTCAACATCCTGGAGGTCTATCACCAGCGGGTGTTCACCAACCTGCCCGCCAAGGGCCTGATCACCGACATCGAATGCGAGACGCGGGATCGCGAGCACCTCAACCGCCTTGTCGAAGCGCTGCGGGCGGCGGCGTATGAAGTGCGGATGATCGAGCTGGATTGAGTCGAACACTCATAAGGCCCGAGGCAGTTATCGCGCCAATTGCGGTCATCGTCCGGCTTCGTCATTATGCAAGCATGCGTGTATTCATTCCGGTGTTTGCAATGTTGACTATTGTCGCGTGCGACGC is a window from the Polymorphobacter fuscus genome containing:
- a CDS encoding acyl-CoA thioesterase; translation: MYRHVIEIRSDDIDHMGHVNNAVYLRWVQDAVVRYWTETAPPEAVAGHLWVALKHEITYRAPAFLDDQVIAGVMADSVQGARAFFTTMIRRGEQVLAEVKSSWCCLDAATLRPARLAKDVVARFIGD
- a CDS encoding NAD(P)-dependent oxidoreductase, with the protein product MKLSFLGLGVMGAPMARHLAAAGHDVTVYNRSADKAAAWVAANGGRRAATPAAAADGAEVVLACVGADADLRAVTLGPDGAFAAMAPGSLFIDHTTVSAAIARELAEAGAARSLLVVDAPVSGGQAGAENGTLTVMCGGTSDAFAAAEPVLHAYARRIGHMGPAGSGQLTKMVNQLCIAGILQGLAEGLAFGTAAGLDLAQVVDVISKGAAQSWQMENRSATMARGEYDFGFAVDWMRKDLGLALDEARRLGVRLPVGALVDQFYGDVQAMGGGRQDTSSLLRRLVR
- a CDS encoding threonine ammonia-lyase, with the protein product MTVPAPLATADLPITYADVEAAARAIDGAIIKTPCLRSQTLSDLTGADVWLKFENLQFTAAYKERGALNKLLSLTPEERKRGVIAASAGNHAQGLAYHARRLGIPATIVMPKFAPVVKVQQTEGHGAHVVLFGESFDEASAHSHEIAAKRGLVYVPPFDDALVMAGQGTVGLEMLDAVPDLDTLIVPIGGGGLISGIATVAKARNPAIEVIGVQAELYPSMHALLHGETRICDGDTLAEGIAVKVPGKLTSQVVRALVDDILLVGERDLEHAVSLLLTIEKTVVEGAGAAGLAALLANPRRFRGAKIGLVLCGGNIDTRLLANVLLRELARSGRLARLRIRLKDRPGQLFEVARIFDQQQVNILEVYHQRVFTNLPAKGLITDIECETRDREHLNRLVEALRAAAYEVRMIELD